One Owenweeksia hongkongensis DSM 17368 genomic region harbors:
- a CDS encoding helix-turn-helix domain-containing protein gives MEQTIKISSILSKMTSRQNDDCYAVFWIQNEVEGIEINKTLYKNISNAVFFLNPTFNWKIFKKDTSTSSGYVLLIPRQILNHPTFKNLHITEVRLFSANEIPKINLSPGIETRIQSILEMLDELISTKLKHREEAILSLLNTFFVYCDGKCNIKSVITDNNAKSALVYKFKKSIDRYISQHHEVGYYANSLNVSDKYLNECVKEVLGVNAKHLIDEQLVMRSRHSLKFTDKTIKEVGYELGFSSPDYFSYFLKKQTGFTPSQLRIN, from the coding sequence ATGGAACAAACAATAAAAATATCAAGTATTCTCAGCAAAATGACATCTCGGCAAAACGATGATTGTTATGCTGTTTTCTGGATTCAAAATGAAGTGGAGGGGATAGAAATAAATAAAACCCTCTATAAGAACATATCAAATGCAGTCTTTTTCTTAAACCCTACCTTTAATTGGAAAATTTTTAAAAAAGACACTTCTACATCATCGGGATACGTATTGTTAATCCCAAGACAAATTTTAAATCATCCAACTTTCAAAAACCTTCACATTACAGAAGTTCGTCTTTTTAGTGCCAATGAAATTCCTAAAATAAATCTCTCTCCAGGTATCGAAACACGAATACAATCCATTCTTGAAATGCTTGATGAGTTGATAAGCACCAAACTGAAACACCGAGAAGAAGCGATATTATCCCTGCTGAACACTTTTTTTGTTTACTGTGACGGAAAATGTAACATCAAATCTGTCATCACAGACAACAATGCAAAATCGGCTTTGGTCTATAAATTCAAAAAAAGTATAGACCGATACATTTCCCAACATCACGAAGTGGGCTATTATGCAAACTCTCTCAATGTGTCGGACAAATATCTCAACGAATGTGTAAAGGAAGTTTTGGGAGTTAATGCCAAGCACCTTATAGACGAACAACTGGTTATGCGTTCCCGTCACAGTTTGAAATTCACCGACAAGACCATCAAGGAAGTGGGCTACGAGTTAGGCTTTTCATCGCCTGACTATTTCAGCTATTTTCTCAAAAAACAGACAGGGTTTACACCTTCTCAGCTACGGATAAACTAA
- a CDS encoding metallophosphoesterase family protein has protein sequence MIKISLLSDTHSYISPKILELCEGSDEIWHAGDIGSLAVTDALATIAPVRAVFGNIDDTSIRAAWPENLRFMCEGVDVWITHIGGYPGRYSSYVKPEIYNAPPKLFICGHSHILKVMNDKKLGLLHMNPGAIGKHGFHKVRTMLSFKIDGDRIFELKVVELSR, from the coding sequence TTGATTAAGATTTCCCTATTAAGCGATACCCATTCCTATATCAGTCCCAAAATACTGGAGCTCTGCGAAGGCAGTGATGAAATATGGCATGCGGGCGATATTGGCTCCTTGGCGGTAACGGATGCTCTGGCCACCATAGCTCCGGTGCGTGCTGTATTTGGAAATATCGATGACACTTCAATTCGTGCCGCCTGGCCCGAAAACCTACGCTTTATGTGTGAAGGTGTGGATGTGTGGATTACGCATATTGGTGGTTACCCGGGAAGATATAGCTCGTACGTAAAACCCGAAATCTACAATGCTCCACCCAAGCTTTTCATTTGCGGCCATAGCCATATTCTTAAAGTGATGAACGACAAAAAGCTTGGCCTACTCCACATGAATCCGGGAGCTATTGGTAAGCATGGTTTTCATAAAGTACGCACTATGCTGAGCTTTAAAATAGATGGGGATAGAATTTTTGAGTTGAAGGTAGTGGAGTTGTCGAGGTGA
- the truA gene encoding tRNA pseudouridine(38-40) synthase TruA, with product MRYFVRLSYLGKNFHGWQIQPNATSVQETLNKTFSTIFNEEVNTVGAGRTDTGVHASEMWAHFDVQNPIPENAAHKCNRFCGPDIAIKQFIKVEDDAHARFDAAARSYEYHILKEKNPFLQDLGWFCPYPLNVEKMNEAAKFLFDFEDFTSFSKSKTQTMTNNCRVIEARWEEREDRLVFYISADRFLRNMVRAIVGTLVNIGRERQPIESLKEIIEAKDRSLAGESVPAHGLYLTRVVYPKEVLNGK from the coding sequence TTGCGATACTTTGTGCGGCTTTCCTACTTGGGTAAAAATTTTCATGGTTGGCAAATACAGCCCAATGCTACCTCGGTGCAGGAAACCCTAAACAAAACTTTTTCCACAATCTTTAATGAAGAGGTAAATACGGTTGGTGCGGGCCGAACAGATACGGGTGTTCATGCTTCGGAAATGTGGGCACATTTTGATGTGCAAAATCCTATTCCTGAAAATGCTGCTCATAAGTGCAATCGCTTTTGCGGACCCGATATCGCTATTAAGCAATTTATAAAAGTAGAGGATGACGCTCATGCCCGATTTGATGCAGCAGCTCGTTCGTATGAATATCATATCCTAAAAGAGAAGAACCCATTTCTACAGGATTTAGGATGGTTTTGCCCGTATCCGCTTAACGTAGAAAAGATGAACGAGGCGGCTAAGTTTCTTTTTGATTTTGAGGATTTTACTTCTTTTTCAAAAAGTAAAACCCAAACTATGACCAACAATTGCAGGGTGATAGAAGCTCGCTGGGAAGAGCGCGAAGACAGGCTAGTATTTTACATTTCGGCAGATAGGTTTTTGCGAAATATGGTGCGTGCTATTGTAGGCACTTTGGTAAATATAGGCAGGGAGAGGCAGCCGATAGAAAGTTTGAAAGAGATAATAGAAGCAAAAGACCGTAGTTTAGCGGGAGAATCGGTACCGGCCCATGGCTTGTACCTTACACGTGTGGTTTATCCAAAAGAAGTATTGAATGGCAAGTAG
- a CDS encoding ABC transporter ATP-binding protein → MASSDVSGKAFDLKLLRKILTYVRPYKAVFYGAMVLTVVLSALGTARPILIQYVIDNFVITPDSEGLLNYTLIITGLLLLESIFQFFFTYGANYLGQNIIRDLRLQLYEHILSFKLQYFDQTPIGTLVTRAVSDIETIADIFAQGILTIFGDIFKIVVMIAAMFYFFDFRLVLISLSVVPVLFYATRLFQLKIKSAFQDVRTQVSSLNAFVQEHLTGMNIVQIFNREEAEMEEFKSINEKHKAANIRSIWYFSIFLPVIEIMSAISIGLAVWFGGLKAAQEASKISLELLLYRGMGWDVAPDMTMITLGEITAVIIFINMLFRPLRQLADRFNTLQMGMVASERVFKILETNSRIEDKGDIVMDDVRGDIEFQNVKFGYKSDELILKGISFKVEAGQTLAIVGATGAGKSTIVNLLSRFYEINSGSIKVDGVDIKDMDLGSLRDHLAVVLQDVFLFSDTIMNNITLSKDIERHQVEEAAAFIGVDDFIESLPDSYDYNVRERGNMISVGQRQLLAFLRAYVSDPSVLILDEATSSIDTHSEKLIQKAIDKITEGRTSVIIAHRLATIKKADKILVMEKGEIVEEGTHSELLAMNGYYTRLYEMQFKAEEEDVT, encoded by the coding sequence ATGGCAAGTAGTGATGTAAGCGGTAAAGCTTTCGACCTAAAACTTTTACGTAAAATATTGACCTATGTGCGCCCGTACAAGGCTGTGTTTTATGGTGCAATGGTGCTTACGGTGGTTCTTTCGGCTTTGGGTACAGCTCGCCCTATTTTGATACAATATGTAATCGACAACTTTGTGATTACACCTGATAGCGAAGGCCTTCTTAATTATACTTTGATTATTACAGGACTCCTGCTTTTAGAGTCTATTTTCCAGTTTTTCTTTACCTATGGAGCTAATTATTTGGGGCAAAATATTATCCGTGATTTGCGGCTTCAGCTGTATGAACACATTCTTTCTTTTAAGCTTCAATACTTTGACCAAACGCCAATTGGCACACTGGTAACCCGTGCTGTATCGGATATTGAAACAATAGCCGATATTTTCGCGCAGGGTATTCTCACCATTTTTGGAGATATTTTCAAGATAGTGGTAATGATTGCCGCTATGTTCTACTTTTTTGACTTCAGGCTAGTATTGATTTCACTTTCAGTTGTTCCTGTTTTATTCTATGCCACACGTCTCTTTCAGCTTAAGATAAAGTCTGCATTTCAGGATGTCCGTACGCAGGTTTCTTCACTCAATGCTTTTGTACAAGAGCACCTTACGGGAATGAATATCGTTCAGATTTTTAATAGGGAGGAGGCTGAGATGGAAGAGTTTAAATCTATCAACGAAAAGCACAAGGCCGCAAATATTCGTTCTATTTGGTACTTCTCTATATTCCTTCCGGTAATAGAAATCATGAGTGCCATAAGCATTGGCTTGGCGGTATGGTTTGGTGGACTAAAAGCTGCGCAGGAGGCAAGTAAAATTTCACTGGAGCTTTTACTTTACAGAGGAATGGGCTGGGATGTAGCTCCAGACATGACAATGATTACCCTGGGAGAAATAACGGCTGTTATCATTTTTATAAACATGCTTTTCCGCCCCCTGCGCCAATTGGCTGATAGGTTCAATACCCTGCAGATGGGTATGGTAGCTTCGGAGCGTGTGTTCAAAATTTTAGAAACTAATTCCAGAATTGAAGATAAGGGAGACATTGTGATGGATGATGTTCGTGGAGATATTGAGTTCCAAAATGTAAAGTTTGGCTACAAGTCTGATGAACTTATTTTGAAGGGAATTAGCTTTAAAGTAGAAGCCGGTCAAACCCTCGCCATTGTTGGTGCAACAGGAGCTGGTAAATCCACCATTGTAAACTTGCTAAGCCGTTTTTATGAAATCAATTCAGGGTCTATAAAAGTAGATGGGGTTGATATAAAAGATATGGACCTTGGTTCGCTTCGAGACCACTTGGCGGTGGTGCTTCAGGATGTGTTTTTGTTTTCGGATACCATCATGAATAACATCACTTTGAGCAAGGATATTGAGCGCCATCAGGTAGAAGAAGCAGCGGCATTTATTGGTGTAGATGATTTTATTGAAAGCCTACCGGATAGTTATGATTACAATGTTCGTGAGCGTGGAAACATGATTTCGGTAGGGCAGAGGCAGCTACTGGCTTTTTTGCGTGCTTATGTTTCCGATCCTTCTGTTTTAATTTTGGATGAAGCCACAAGTTCTATTGATACCCACAGCGAAAAGCTGATTCAAAAGGCTATTGATAAAATTACTGAGGGACGCACTTCTGTAATTATTGCTCACAGATTGGCTACCATCAAAAAAGCCGATAAAATATTGGTGATGGAGAAAGGTGAAATAGTAGAGGAAGGTACTCACTCTGAGCTGTTGGCCATGAATGGCTATTACACCCGCCTTTATGAAATGCAGTTTAAAGCGGAGGAAGAAGATGTTACTTAA
- a CDS encoding formate/nitrite transporter family protein translates to MAENDKPKEHDEIVEDQIKLGFRDYERSSVGLSLSAFTAGLEIGFSVMLMGILHAMFSGKVDPEVLHLIISLGYPLGFIFVIIGRSELFTEQTALAILPVLNGKASVGELLRLWGFVILGNLVGGLLFALFITWIGPESGRIPAESFEHIAKVMVEPNWQITLGSAVLAGWMMGLLGWLIGSVRESISHIVIVIFITLIIGVGGLHHCIVGNIEVLSGLLVGDSITLYDYLEFLIFAIIGNTIGGAFFVSILKYSQMKAGNQSKR, encoded by the coding sequence ATGGCAGAAAACGACAAACCCAAGGAGCATGACGAAATTGTAGAAGACCAGATAAAACTAGGTTTTCGAGATTATGAACGTTCCAGTGTTGGGCTTAGCCTGAGCGCCTTTACGGCAGGTTTAGAAATTGGTTTTTCAGTAATGCTTATGGGAATTCTTCATGCTATGTTTAGCGGAAAAGTAGACCCTGAAGTTTTACACCTCATCATTTCATTGGGATACCCGCTTGGTTTTATATTCGTGATAATCGGTCGCTCAGAACTCTTTACAGAGCAAACGGCTTTGGCTATTTTACCTGTTCTCAATGGCAAAGCCAGTGTTGGGGAGTTACTCAGACTATGGGGCTTTGTAATTTTAGGAAACCTTGTTGGAGGGCTTCTTTTTGCGCTTTTCATCACTTGGATAGGCCCAGAAAGTGGCCGAATACCGGCTGAGTCATTTGAGCATATTGCCAAAGTAATGGTGGAGCCCAACTGGCAAATAACACTAGGCTCCGCTGTACTTGCAGGCTGGATGATGGGACTTTTGGGTTGGCTTATTGGCTCGGTACGCGAATCAATAAGCCATATTGTAATAGTGATTTTTATAACCTTAATAATTGGTGTGGGCGGTCTGCATCACTGCATTGTAGGAAACATAGAAGTGCTGAGCGGACTACTTGTTGGTGATAGCATCACCCTCTACGATTACCTCGAGTTTTTGATTTTCGCCATTATTGGAAATACAATTGGTGGAGCATTCTTTGTGTCTATTCTTAAGTATAGTCAAATGAAAGCAGGGAATCAAAGTAAACGTTAG
- a CDS encoding porin family protein yields MKHSSSLLLAFIVSATSAFSQQSPKSALTLRAGVATLQGETTSDNLFGSIGPEVGIVYSYSMKNEQWAATAEVTHSIVNASLNFTGDGSSSNLETQVAQTYFGVGIRHILNPSINEYKPYAGQFLPYIGIGVGAIKTSNDIDLDTDKLGGYTLHQESTMDFTASAEFGFIIVLSKHWAIDAYTGGRTGGTDSWDGFSGSGDGNDWLIHGGLGLQYHF; encoded by the coding sequence ATGAAACATTCGAGCTCTCTACTACTGGCCTTTATTGTCAGTGCCACATCTGCGTTTTCGCAGCAATCACCAAAATCAGCCCTTACACTCCGAGCAGGAGTTGCCACCCTTCAAGGAGAAACTACTTCAGACAATTTGTTTGGAAGTATAGGTCCCGAAGTTGGTATAGTCTATTCTTATTCTATGAAAAATGAGCAATGGGCCGCAACAGCAGAGGTTACACATTCCATTGTAAATGCCTCTCTGAATTTCACAGGAGATGGCTCCTCTTCCAATTTGGAAACACAAGTTGCTCAAACCTACTTTGGAGTTGGAATCAGACATATTTTGAATCCTTCAATCAACGAGTATAAGCCTTATGCGGGTCAGTTTTTACCTTATATAGGAATTGGTGTTGGCGCTATAAAAACCAGTAACGACATAGATTTAGATACTGATAAACTAGGTGGCTACACTTTGCACCAAGAAAGCACAATGGATTTTACCGCTTCCGCAGAATTTGGGTTCATCATCGTTCTGTCAAAACACTGGGCCATTGATGCCTATACAGGAGGACGCACTGGGGGCACGGACAGCTGGGATGGATTTTCCGGCAGCGGTGATGGAAATGACTGGTTGATACATGGTGGATTAGGTTTACAATATCATTTTTAA
- a CDS encoding J domain-containing protein has product MRRYYDILGLQEGATKKEIKQAYRKMAMQYHPDLNPGKESKQKFIEILEAYEYLIGIRQMNEGKGMSYEDLQKFYELMKKAAEEKAKREYREKVREFKKEKERKQGEEYKKAIYLLVAICIAAIGLWQGYKFYTNLMINGDRQVAEVEVVGIGMKRLKYAFQVGDSLYKDEQYVSNNKIEMISGNGMPLKTGDRFEVEFSRGAPAYHRINFERVSTSTMQRYFAMVSSKLTYLFYEEWQHLSNDEKRIRAACITSIVFSRQGFEGLSDIYYADANILDNFSHNSWTWYFMKTSDEFEEILAACQVIEEELH; this is encoded by the coding sequence ATGAGACGATATTACGATATACTCGGCCTGCAGGAGGGCGCTACCAAAAAAGAGATAAAGCAGGCTTATCGCAAAATGGCCATGCAGTATCATCCTGACCTTAATCCAGGAAAGGAATCCAAACAAAAGTTTATCGAAATTCTAGAAGCCTATGAATACCTTATTGGTATTCGTCAGATGAACGAAGGCAAAGGGATGAGCTATGAGGATCTTCAGAAGTTTTATGAATTAATGAAGAAGGCTGCCGAAGAAAAAGCCAAGCGTGAGTACCGCGAAAAAGTAAGAGAGTTTAAAAAGGAAAAGGAGCGCAAGCAAGGGGAGGAGTACAAAAAAGCGATTTACCTTTTGGTGGCTATTTGTATAGCGGCCATAGGGCTTTGGCAAGGGTATAAGTTTTACACCAACCTTATGATAAATGGTGATCGCCAAGTGGCCGAAGTTGAGGTAGTAGGTATTGGTATGAAGCGTTTGAAGTACGCCTTTCAGGTAGGAGATAGTCTTTATAAGGACGAGCAATACGTGAGTAATAATAAAATTGAAATGATTTCTGGGAATGGGATGCCGCTAAAAACCGGAGATAGGTTTGAGGTGGAATTTTCACGAGGGGCACCTGCCTATCATCGTATAAATTTTGAAAGGGTATCCACCTCTACCATGCAGCGCTATTTTGCCATGGTTTCCTCCAAGCTTACCTATTTATTTTATGAAGAGTGGCAGCATCTCTCCAATGATGAAAAGAGGATAAGAGCGGCTTGTATCACCTCTATCGTGTTTAGTCGCCAAGGCTTTGAAGGCCTAAGCGACATTTACTATGCTGATGCCAATATACTCGACAACTTTTCACACAATAGCTGGACCTGGTACTTTATGAAAACCAGTGATGAGTTTGAGGAAATTCTAGCTGCTTGTCAGGTCATAGAAGAGGAGTTGCATTAA
- a CDS encoding SIS domain-containing protein, whose translation MDKAKEYLGLVKQTIDKLDQSAINAAAQAFLDAYHKGGNIYVFGNGGSGATASHVAGDFLKGASYGLDKRFKMICLNDNIASMMAIANDIGYEDIFIEPLKNFIGKDDLVIGISGSGNSENVVRAMTYAKDQGVKTLALSGFNGGKISRLADISVHADVMDMEVCEDIHMIIFNIIKKEMQATLMGDNPSMGKVYDDRVS comes from the coding sequence ATGGATAAGGCAAAAGAATATTTAGGACTTGTAAAACAAACTATTGACAAACTAGATCAATCGGCAATAAACGCGGCCGCTCAGGCATTTTTGGATGCCTACCACAAAGGTGGAAACATTTATGTGTTTGGAAATGGTGGTAGCGGGGCTACGGCTTCTCACGTAGCGGGTGACTTCCTAAAAGGTGCGAGTTATGGTTTGGACAAGCGTTTTAAAATGATTTGCCTGAACGACAATATTGCCTCCATGATGGCTATTGCCAATGATATTGGCTACGAGGATATTTTTATTGAGCCCCTGAAAAACTTCATTGGTAAAGACGATTTGGTAATCGGTATCAGCGGAAGCGGGAATTCTGAGAATGTGGTTCGTGCTATGACTTACGCCAAAGACCAAGGTGTAAAAACCCTCGCTCTTTCAGGTTTTAATGGTGGCAAAATCAGCAGGCTTGCGGATATATCAGTTCATGCTGATGTCATGGATATGGAAGTGTGTGAAGACATTCACATGATTATTTTCAACATCATAAAGAAGGAAATGCAAGCCACCCTGATGGGCGACAATCCAAGTATGGGTAAGGTGTATGATGATAGAGTGAGTTAA
- a CDS encoding GHMP family kinase ATP-binding protein produces the protein MIITQTPFRISFVGGGSDLEAFYSQSTGAVLSTSINKYMYISSHKFFEEDKIRTKYSQTETVSAVSELKHPILRTALEKFNISGGIEISSISDIPGGTGMGSSSSFTVGLLHNLHVTQNLYASKETLGKEACEIEIDILKEPIGKQDQYAAAYGGLNVIEFHKNGLVTVNPVYLSADNYNTLQDNLCLYYIGNQRSASSILSEQKKNTAQADKFKTLQNMVKLVYELRDVLMKGDLDSFGHIMHENWMMKQQLASGITSPLINELYETAMKNGALGGKLLGAGGGGFMLFYCPKEKQQKLDEALHKVRRFDFKFEQEGSKLIHYGNG, from the coding sequence ATGATAATCACCCAAACCCCTTTTAGGATAAGCTTTGTAGGCGGAGGCTCCGATTTGGAAGCTTTTTATTCGCAAAGTACGGGGGCTGTGCTCAGCACATCCATCAATAAGTATATGTACATTTCTTCACACAAGTTTTTTGAAGAAGATAAAATACGCACCAAGTACTCGCAAACTGAGACTGTATCTGCTGTCTCGGAGCTAAAGCACCCGATTCTCAGAACGGCTTTGGAGAAATTCAACATCAGCGGAGGTATTGAAATAAGCTCTATTTCTGATATCCCCGGGGGTACCGGTATGGGATCATCTTCTTCTTTTACAGTGGGGCTTTTGCATAATTTACACGTTACGCAAAACTTATATGCCAGCAAGGAAACCCTAGGCAAAGAAGCTTGTGAAATAGAAATTGACATCCTCAAAGAACCCATCGGGAAGCAAGATCAATATGCTGCGGCTTATGGTGGCCTTAACGTAATTGAGTTTCATAAAAACGGATTGGTAACGGTAAATCCCGTTTACCTTTCGGCAGATAATTACAATACATTACAAGACAATCTTTGTCTTTATTACATCGGAAATCAAAGAAGTGCTTCCTCCATCCTGTCGGAGCAAAAAAAGAATACAGCGCAGGCCGATAAATTCAAAACGCTTCAAAATATGGTGAAGCTGGTATATGAATTGAGGGATGTTTTGATGAAAGGAGATTTGGATTCTTTTGGCCACATCATGCATGAAAACTGGATGATGAAGCAACAGCTGGCTTCAGGAATCACAAGTCCATTGATAAATGAATTATATGAAACCGCCATGAAAAACGGAGCGCTTGGCGGAAAACTTTTGGGAGCTGGTGGCGGAGGATTTATGTTGTTTTACTGCCCAAAGGAAAAACAGCAAAAGCTGGATGAAGCACTACACAAAGTGCGTAGATTTGATTTTAAATTTGAACAAGAAGGCTCCAAACTAATACACTACGGAAATGGATAA
- a CDS encoding HAD-IIIA family hydrolase, producing MKVVILAGGRGTRLGELTKDIPKPMVPLLGKPLLQYQIELLVRYGFSEVILIVNHLSQPIKDHFGDGADFGIKIRYYQEEKPLGTVGGIKDLEAELTEDFLVLYGDVMMEMDLKRLANFHNEKGSQATLVVHPNDHPYDSDLVEMDEEGLIVNVLPKPHSADLIYHNMVNAAVYILSPAIFPFLEKGKKADFGKDIFPRVFTDLKMYGYNTPEYLKDMGTPDRLEHVGHDVQSGKVRKRNLENRQKAIFLDRDGVINENVDLIHKPEDFHLYPFTARAISKINTSDYLAVVTTNQSVVARNLTTIQGLGEIHKKMETELGDAGAKLDAIYYCPHHPDKGYPEENVAYKIDCDCRKPKPGMINNASRDYNIDPLQSFMIGDSEGDMGAGKAAGCTTVGVMTGFGLRKAKTKPDYLFANLEEAANFIVDEPYKDLAAKVKDLVSTSSKETLVINIGGNTRSGKSTLATYLQKQLKADGIDCLRITLDHWILPKSERIGKEEVFHNFQIDKLESDVQSIINGETIELKGYTPHPDYDVEDVTYKLEGQKVILIEGVVALATESLRTISDFKIFKNISEDLLKQRMFTYYDWKGYSEESIHVLWETRKPNEYDLIAQNEEFADLVI from the coding sequence ATGAAAGTAGTAATACTTGCGGGCGGTAGAGGTACCCGTCTGGGCGAGCTTACCAAAGATATTCCCAAGCCCATGGTTCCCCTTTTGGGCAAACCACTTTTGCAATACCAAATAGAATTACTGGTGCGCTATGGCTTTTCGGAGGTTATACTTATCGTAAATCACTTGAGCCAACCTATAAAAGACCACTTTGGCGATGGTGCCGATTTTGGTATCAAAATCCGTTACTATCAAGAAGAAAAACCCCTGGGCACCGTTGGTGGAATAAAGGATTTGGAAGCAGAACTTACCGAAGATTTTCTTGTCCTTTACGGAGATGTGATGATGGAGATGGACCTCAAACGTCTTGCAAATTTTCACAATGAAAAAGGAAGCCAGGCTACTTTGGTAGTGCATCCAAATGATCATCCTTACGATAGCGATTTGGTAGAAATGGACGAAGAAGGACTCATTGTTAATGTGCTCCCCAAGCCGCATTCTGCAGATTTGATCTACCACAACATGGTAAATGCAGCGGTATATATTTTGTCGCCAGCCATTTTCCCCTTCCTTGAAAAAGGTAAAAAAGCAGATTTTGGAAAAGATATTTTCCCTCGTGTTTTTACTGATCTAAAGATGTATGGCTACAACACGCCCGAATATCTAAAGGACATGGGAACCCCAGACAGGCTGGAGCATGTAGGGCATGATGTGCAATCTGGCAAGGTGAGAAAGAGAAATCTGGAAAATCGTCAAAAGGCAATTTTTCTGGATAGGGATGGTGTGATTAATGAGAATGTTGACCTCATCCACAAACCAGAAGATTTTCACCTCTACCCTTTTACGGCTAGAGCTATTTCAAAAATCAACACTTCAGATTATTTAGCTGTAGTGACCACTAACCAAAGTGTGGTAGCCAGAAATCTTACTACCATACAGGGACTTGGAGAGATTCATAAAAAAATGGAAACTGAGCTTGGTGATGCTGGCGCAAAACTGGACGCCATTTATTATTGTCCACATCATCCTGACAAAGGTTACCCAGAAGAAAATGTGGCTTACAAAATAGACTGCGATTGCCGCAAGCCAAAGCCCGGAATGATAAATAATGCTTCCCGAGATTATAACATCGACCCCTTACAATCTTTTATGATTGGTGACTCAGAAGGTGATATGGGTGCAGGAAAAGCTGCTGGCTGTACCACGGTTGGCGTGATGACTGGCTTTGGGTTAAGAAAAGCCAAAACCAAACCCGATTACTTGTTTGCCAATTTGGAGGAAGCCGCCAACTTTATAGTTGACGAGCCTTATAAAGACTTAGCTGCCAAGGTGAAAGATTTAGTGAGTACCAGCTCAAAAGAAACCTTGGTAATCAACATCGGTGGAAACACGAGAAGCGGAAAATCCACCCTTGCCACTTATCTGCAAAAGCAGCTAAAGGCTGACGGCATAGATTGCCTAAGGATAACTTTGGATCATTGGATTTTGCCAAAATCCGAACGAATCGGCAAAGAGGAAGTGTTTCACAATTTTCAAATTGACAAACTGGAAAGTGACGTGCAATCCATTATTAATGGTGAAACCATAGAATTAAAAGGTTACACCCCTCACCCCGATTATGATGTGGAAGATGTGACCTACAAACTGGAAGGACAGAAAGTAATTTTGATAGAAGGCGTGGTAGCTCTGGCTACTGAGAGCCTTCGCACAATAAGTGACTTTAAGATTTTTAAAAACATAAGTGAAGATTTGCTAAAGCAACGAATGTTCACGTATTATGACTGGAAAGGCTATAGCGAAGAATCTATTCATGTTTTGTGGGAAACACGGAAGCCAAATGAGTATGATCTGATTGCACAAAATGAGGAGTTTGCGGATTTGGTGATTTAG
- a CDS encoding toxin-antitoxin system YwqK family antitoxin, translated as MKHSLLLAFVIFSFGALAQATNQTDAQGKKHGVWKKYHEDGKLRYEGTFDHGKEVGEFIFYFPSGDIKAINKFRGKSGVAYSYQFGGDSILAAEGKYINSKRDSVWTFYNIKGEVISREDYKNNDRNGQSITFFPSGRKAEVTTYVNGKKEGEWLQFYETGKPRAKGAYVDNKIQGEVFYYETTGRIRAKGKYVKGLMDGNWYFFDDVNKVIKTQVWDKGTLVSQDPPEEKDEFFEEEEKK; from the coding sequence ATGAAACACTCTCTTCTGCTCGCCTTTGTGATTTTTTCATTTGGCGCTTTGGCGCAAGCCACCAACCAAACTGATGCGCAGGGTAAGAAACATGGAGTATGGAAAAAATATCATGAAGATGGTAAACTTCGTTACGAAGGAACCTTTGATCACGGCAAGGAGGTAGGGGAGTTTATCTTTTATTTCCCGAGTGGTGATATTAAAGCTATCAATAAGTTTAGAGGGAAGTCTGGCGTAGCCTATTCTTACCAATTTGGAGGCGATAGCATTTTAGCTGCCGAGGGAAAGTACATCAATTCAAAGCGTGATAGCGTTTGGACTTTTTACAACATAAAGGGTGAAGTTATTTCTCGGGAAGACTATAAAAACAATGATCGAAACGGGCAGTCTATCACCTTTTTTCCTTCTGGCCGCAAGGCAGAGGTTACCACTTATGTGAATGGCAAAAAAGAAGGTGAATGGTTGCAGTTTTACGAAACCGGCAAACCGAGAGCAAAAGGAGCTTACGTGGATAATAAGATACAGGGTGAGGTATTTTACTATGAGACAACTGGGCGAATTAGAGCCAAAGGGAAATATGTAAAAGGATTGATGGATGGCAATTGGTACTTTTTTGATGATGTCAATAAGGTGATAAAAACACAGGTGTGGGATAAGGGAACTTTGGTGAGCCAGGACCCACCGGAGGAGAAGGATGAATTTTTTGAAGAGGAAGAAAAAAAATAA